CACTAAACCATGAGGTTGTGCTTCTTTGACTGTAGCCGTTACTAAATCAGCTACTCGGCCATAGCGTTTTTGATAACCACCGTGCACGCGAATCACTTTGAGTCTCTTAGCACCGCTATTATCAGCTACTTTTAACCATGTTCCCATTTGTATCATATATTCTGTCTTACTTTACTTTATTGATAATAATCCATCTTTTATCTTTGGAAATTGGACGACATTCTTCAAATATTACTCGATCGCCTTCCCGGTATTTATTTTCTGGATTGTGACATTTGAACTTGGTCGTAACCAAATAACTTTTTTTGTATTTAGCATCGGTCTTCTTGGTAACAACTTTAACCACTGCTGTTAATGCCATCTTGGCAGAAACAACTTGTCCCTGAAATTTTCTTGTAACTACTGGCTTGGTTTCTTGTTCCTTGTTCATATGCTTAGACTGAATTATTTTTTAATTAATTCTTTAATTACTGTCAAAATACGAGCAATATCTTTTTTCACAACTCTAATTACTCGCAAATTTTTCAATTGTTTGTTACTCACCGAAAAACGCATTTCTCGCAACTCTTCTCGCTGATGAGCGAGCTCGGTCTGCAAAACGGACATTTCTTTTTTTCTTAACTCTTTTAAATCCATATTATTTATCTAATTTAGTAACAAATTTGGTTTTTACAGGCAATTTATAACTGGCCAATTTGAACGCTTCTTGTGCTTCTTTTTCTTTAACACCACTGATTTCAAATAAAACCGTACCTGCCTTTACCTGTACCACATAATGATCAACAGCACCCTTGCCACTACCCATCGGTACTTCACTACCTTTAGCTGTTACTGGCCGATCGGGAAAAACACGAATCCAAATTTTTCCGCCTCTTTGCACATAACGACTAATAACGCGTCGGGAAGATTCAATCTGTCGGGCGGTAACTTGGGCTTTGCTAATAGCTTTCAAACCATAATCACCAAAAGCGACAAAAGTAGTGCGCGTTGCGCGACCCTTAATTTGATCCGTGCGATGCCATTTTCTATGTTTTACTTTTTTCGGTGCTAACATATCAAAAATTATTGCTTATTATTAAATATTTCACCTTTATAAACCCAAACTTTAATACCGATCTTACCAAATGTTGTTTGTGCGTGGCTGCGGGAATAATCAATATTAGCTCTTAAGGTATGTAAAGGAATTTTGCCATTAGCAAATACTTCAGTACGAGCAATTTCAGCGCCATTAAGGCGTCCACCGACGGAAATTTTGATACCCAAGGCGCCAGCTTTCATTACGCGATCAACAATTTGTTTGGCGACACGGCGAAAAGGAATTCTTTTTTCTAAATCACCGGCAATGCTTTGCACGATGATTGGTGCTGACAAATTGGCATTCTCCACTTCTTTGATATTAATCTTAACTGCTATCTTGCCATTCAATAATTTACTGTGGATTTCTTTTTTGATTTCTTCAATTGCTTGACCGCCCCGGCCAATAATAATTCCCGGCTTAGCAGCGGTAATATCAATTGTCATATCACTACCGTTACGACTTATTTCAATCAAATCAAGACCGGATTCTTTTAGTTTTTTTTGCAAAAACTTTCTAATCTGAAGGTCTTCTTTTAAATACTCAGCAAAATTCTTCCGGGCAAACCATTTGGATGGCCAAGTTTGAATAATTCCGAGACGTAATGATTTTGGATTTACTTTATGACCCATAATTATTTTTTAAACGGTAATTTAATGCTCTTTTTCTCCTTCGTATCTGGTTTTTTCTTATTTATTTTCTGAGCGCTAGTTGTTTCTTTTTTAGCTATTTTTTCTTTTTTAACTTTAGCATCAGAGGCTTGATCTTGCAAATATATCGCAATATGCGTCAACGGCTTTCTAATCAAACTGGCACTGCCATGAGCTCTGGGCATATGTCTTTTCAAAACCGGTCCGTTGTCGGCAGTAATCCGAACAATCTTGAGATTTTCGGACTTCAAAGAAAAATTATGTTGCGCATTGGCAATGGCGCTATTTAATAGTTTCAAAACCGTTTTGGCGGGTTTACTTGGAGAAAATCGGAGAATAGTAATGGCTTCATTAACCATTTTGCCACGCACCATATTAATCACCAGCCGACTGCGTCGGGAAGATAATCTTTGATGTTGTGCTATTGCTTTAATATCCATATATGATTATTTAGTTGTTGCTGTTTTGGCTTGCTCTTTAGCTATCTTACCACCGTGAGAGATAAATTTACGCGTTGAGGCAAACTCACCAAGTTTATGACCCACCATATTCTCGACAATAAATACTGGGACATGATCTTTGCCATTATGAACGTGAATAGTGTAGCCAACCATCGTTGGGGTGATCGTGCAACTACGTGCCCAGGTTTTAATAATATTTTTATCGCCAGGCTTAACCTTGCTCAATTTCTTGAGTAGCTTTTCATCAATATAAGGTCCTTTTTTTAAGCTTCTAGCCATATTATTTTAATGATTTAATTAGTTTATTTTCGTTTTGATCTTCTTTGAATAATCAACTTGGTGGAAAACTTCTTCGTGTTTCTTGTTTTCACACCCAGTGCTGGCTTACCCCAAGGAGTTTTAGGATGAACCAAACCAATAGAATTCTTAGCCTCACCACCACCATGGGGATGATCAACTGGATTCATTGCTTTACCACGAACTGTTGGTTTGATTCCCAGGTGTCGCACTCGTCCTGCTTTACTCCATCTAATATTACGATATTCTTGATTTGATACCTGACCTAAAGAAGCTAAACATTCCTTGACAACTTTACGTACTTCACCTGAGGGCAAACGCAAAGTTGCATATTTGCCTTCCACGACCATCAAAGTCGCTCCGGTACCGGCACCGCGTACCATCTTCCCGCCACGACCCGGTTCAATCTCAATATTATAAACCATTTGTCCAGTGGGAATTAACTCTAATGGGAAACGATTACCAACGCCTAAACTAAACTTAGTTCGTGAGGTAATGACCTGATCATTAACTTTCATTTTTTCCGCAGCTAAAATATAACTATCTACGCCACCCTGATATCTGATTAAAGCTAGCTTGGCATTACGAATTGGGTCATACTCAAACTGTAAAATCTTAGCCGGAACATCATAACGTAACTGTTGAAAATCTACCATCCGAACAAACTGTTTATTACCACCACCAATGTGACGCACAGTAATTTTGCCCTGGTTGTTACGACCACCGGTTTTCATCCGACGATAGCGCAGGTTTTTATTCTGTCGTAGCTTTTTACTAACATCAGTAACCATAGAAGACATGTGTCTTCTGGCTGGGGTTGTTGGTTTGTATAGTTTAATAGACATTTTATTTATACTCCTTCGTAAAGCTCAATTGCTTGTCCCTTTTTTAAAGTCACAATGGCTTTTTTTGTGGCCTTTGTTCTGCCCATAATTCGGCCAAAACGCACTTTTTTACCATCATTATTAATAATATTAACCTGGATAACGGAAACGCTATATAATTTCTGAATGGCTTTCTTAACTTCGTACTTATTAGCATCTGGTGCCACTAAAAATATATATTTATTCTCAGAACCTAAATAGGTAGCTTTCTCAGTAATAATGGGTTTTAATAAAAAACGATAAGCTAGTGCTGTATCACCCTTTTTCTTCTTGGCTACTTTTTTGGCTCCACTAGCGACAGCTTCCTTTTCCTTTTGCTCTTGCAGCTGAGCTACTGTTAAATCCTTGGTTACTGGTTGTACAGCATTCCGTAAATCCTTCTTTTCGCCAGCTTTTTTAAATTTATCTAAAATACTCATAATCTTTAACGGTATAATTTTTTAATAACCTCTAAACCCTTCTCAGTAGTCAATAAGTATGGGTACTTGAGTAAATCTAAAACATTTAAACTGCTAGCCGGCAAACTCATTGCCCAACTCAGGTTGGTAATGGCGCGTTGCACATTCTCTTTCTTACCGGCCAAGGCCACGATAATCTTTTTTTCACTGCCTAAAATATTTTTTAAAATTGTTACTAAAGATTTGGTTTTGGCCTCTGTCAGATCTAAATTATCCACCACGATAAAATGATCACAAGCTACTTTGTTACTTAATATCATCTGCAAAACTGAACGTTTGGCTTTATCGTTTACCTTGCGTTCCCAATTGCGATCTTTGGTTGGTCCAAAAACTACACCACCGCCACGCCACTGTGGAGAACGAATAGATCCTTGCCTGGCTCGGCCAGTACCTTTTTGCTTCCAGGGTTTACGACCACCACCACGTACTTCGCTGCGGCCTTTGGTGTGGGCCAAAACTTGTCGTTTATTACTATTTAAAATATCAACAACTTCTTTAATTAATTTCTTATTAGTTTTTACATTAAAAATATTCTCTGGTAATTCTACCGATTTGATTTCTTCCCCTTTTAAATTTTTTACTTTGATGGCCAACATATTTATTCTTTAGTTTGGTTATCAACTAGCTCTTCCTTTTTTTCAACCTCAATAACGGGCTTATCTGGCATTACCACTTCGGAGTCAGCGCTTGCTGCCGGAACTTCGGCTACTGGTTCGCTAACAATAACTGGCTCAATTGATTCTTCAGTAGTATTTTTAGTAATATTACCTTCGCCTTGTACATATAAGACACCGTTACGCGCACCAGGGACTGCTCCCCGGACATAGATAATATCACCATCAATTCGCACTATTTCTAAATATTTAGTTGTTATTTGATCGTCGCCCATGTGACCACCCATCCTTGTGCCTTTGAAAACATGTTGAGGTTCACCAGCGCCAATAGCACCAGGCATCCTTAACTGATCTTTGTGACCATGAGTTGCTGGATGTCCATGAAAACCCCATCTTTTAACAACGCCCTGAAAACCTTTACCTTTTGATGTGCCAGTAACTTGAACCTGATCACCGACAGCAAATACTGCTGCTCCCCAACTGTCGCCAACATTTAAATTTTGATCACTTAAAAAAAACTCCTTCAAATAGCGGAATTTCTTACCACCTAAGTGACCCAATACTGGCTTGGTGACAAAACGACGAAAACCACTACCAACCTGTACGGCTTGATAATGATCTTGATCAACTGTCTTGACCTGGGTAACGGTATTTTTATCAACTTTAATCATACTGGCGGGAACTGCGTCACCAGTAGCCAGGAAAATCTGTGTCATACCTATTTTTTTTGCAATTACTGCTTTCATAATTTTACTAAGCAAAAACCGCGATTAACCGCTATTTACTTAAAGAATCGTGTATTCTAAATAAACAATGGCTAGTCCCGGTTGCCCAAAAGCTATATAAATTTGAGCTATATCTATTTAATTCTTAATTTTTCCTTAACAATTAGGTAATCGCTAGCCTGGCACTACCACAAAATTTTGTGGGTTACCAAGTAACGTTAGATAATATTATATCATTTTTATTTCTATGTCAACGCCAGCTGGTAGATTTAAATTCATTAAAGCGTCAACCGTTTTCGGCATCGGGGCAAAAATGTCAATTAATCTTTTGTGGGTGCGCATTTCATACTGATCACGAGAGTCTTTATGAACGAAGGTGGACTTCAAAACTGTATATTTTCTCTTG
This Candidatus Komeilibacteria bacterium CG_4_10_14_0_2_um_filter_37_10 DNA region includes the following protein-coding sequences:
- the rpmC gene encoding 50S ribosomal protein L29; amino-acid sequence: MDLKELRKKEMSVLQTELAHQREELREMRFSVSNKQLKNLRVIRVVKKDIARILTVIKELIKK
- a CDS encoding 50S ribosomal protein L2, producing the protein MSIKLYKPTTPARRHMSSMVTDVSKKLRQNKNLRYRRMKTGGRNNQGKITVRHIGGGNKQFVRMVDFQQLRYDVPAKILQFEYDPIRNAKLALIRYQGGVDSYILAAEKMKVNDQVITSRTKFSLGVGNRFPLELIPTGQMVYNIEIEPGRGGKMVRGAGTGATLMVVEGKYATLRLPSGEVRKVVKECLASLGQVSNQEYRNIRWSKAGRVRHLGIKPTVRGKAMNPVDHPHGGGEAKNSIGLVHPKTPWGKPALGVKTRNTKKFSTKLIIQRRSKRK
- a CDS encoding 30S ribosomal protein S10, whose translation is MTTKVKEKINIVEEESQTKIRIKLRAYDHKVIDQSTKTIIDTAIRSGAKVVGPIPLPTNKRKYTVLKSTFVHKDSRDQYEMRTHKRLIDIFAPMPKTVDALMNLNLPAGVDIEIKMI
- the rplC gene encoding 50S ribosomal protein L3; this encodes MKAVIAKKIGMTQIFLATGDAVPASMIKVDKNTVTQVKTVDQDHYQAVQVGSGFRRFVTKPVLGHLGGKKFRYLKEFFLSDQNLNVGDSWGAAVFAVGDQVQVTGTSKGKGFQGVVKRWGFHGHPATHGHKDQLRMPGAIGAGEPQHVFKGTRMGGHMGDDQITTKYLEIVRIDGDIIYVRGAVPGARNGVLYVQGEGNITKNTTEESIEPVIVSEPVAEVPAASADSEVVMPDKPVIEVEKKEELVDNQTKE
- a CDS encoding 50S ribosomal protein L22; amino-acid sequence: MDIKAIAQHQRLSSRRSRLVINMVRGKMVNEAITILRFSPSKPAKTVLKLLNSAIANAQHNFSLKSENLKIVRITADNGPVLKRHMPRAHGSASLIRKPLTHIAIYLQDQASDAKVKKEKIAKKETTSAQKINKKKPDTKEKKSIKLPFKK
- a CDS encoding 50S ribosomal protein L23, with product MSILDKFKKAGEKKDLRNAVQPVTKDLTVAQLQEQKEKEAVASGAKKVAKKKKGDTALAYRFLLKPIITEKATYLGSENKYIFLVAPDANKYEVKKAIQKLYSVSVIQVNIINNDGKKVRFGRIMGRTKATKKAIVTLKKGQAIELYEGV
- a CDS encoding 50S ribosomal protein L4; its protein translation is MLAIKVKNLKGEEIKSVELPENIFNVKTNKKLIKEVVDILNSNKRQVLAHTKGRSEVRGGGRKPWKQKGTGRARQGSIRSPQWRGGGVVFGPTKDRNWERKVNDKAKRSVLQMILSNKVACDHFIVVDNLDLTEAKTKSLVTILKNILGSEKKIIVALAGKKENVQRAITNLSWAMSLPASSLNVLDLLKYPYLLTTEKGLEVIKKLYR
- a CDS encoding 30S ribosomal protein S3; translation: MGHKVNPKSLRLGIIQTWPSKWFARKNFAEYLKEDLQIRKFLQKKLKESGLDLIEISRNGSDMTIDITAAKPGIIIGRGGQAIEEIKKEIHSKLLNGKIAVKINIKEVENANLSAPIIVQSIAGDLEKRIPFRRVAKQIVDRVMKAGALGIKISVGGRLNGAEIARTEVFANGKIPLHTLRANIDYSRSHAQTTFGKIGIKVWVYKGEIFNNKQ
- a CDS encoding 30S ribosomal protein S17, encoding MNKEQETKPVVTRKFQGQVVSAKMALTAVVKVVTKKTDAKYKKSYLVTTKFKCHNPENKYREGDRVIFEECRPISKDKRWIIINKVK
- a CDS encoding 50S ribosomal protein L16, whose product is MLAPKKVKHRKWHRTDQIKGRATRTTFVAFGDYGLKAISKAQVTARQIESSRRVISRYVQRGGKIWIRVFPDRPVTAKGSEVPMGSGKGAVDHYVVQVKAGTVLFEISGVKEKEAQEAFKLASYKLPVKTKFVTKLDK
- a CDS encoding 30S ribosomal protein S19; its protein translation is MARSLKKGPYIDEKLLKKLSKVKPGDKNIIKTWARSCTITPTMVGYTIHVHNGKDHVPVFIVENMVGHKLGEFASTRKFISHGGKIAKEQAKTATTK